The genomic window CAAGATAGGAAAGTAAGGAAAAAGTAAGCAATATTATAAACAAGCCTGTGGTTAGGCATATTGAAACAATCGATCGCtctattctttttttttttcctttttgtCCTAGTATTCACGAAAGAGTagaattcaattaaaagaatttgTTACTCCTCATTAAGAGAATGTCAAAAACTTcatcaaagaaatatagCTACCATGATACTCATATACATCTTCAAGCTCCAATAGAAGGATCTTCATCTACTACCACTACTCCACTCCGAAGAAACCATAATCATACTCACACTCATACGCATAATAATGGCAATAACCATCTAATAAGTCATCATCATTCGGGATCTTCTAACTCAGATTCAAACTATGAAGtagataaagataaagataaagataGTCCAAGATTATCAGATGCTGCATCATCAACTCCAACCTCCTTAGAAGAATTCCAttccattaataataagaataataataacaaaattgaaaaaaaatccaACTTAAAACCAAAGAATAACACCGATTCCATTGATCCATTGCtattaaattttaatttctcaataaatgatgacaataataacaaaaataacGACGATGATCAAAAAGTTCATGCTCATATCCATCATTTAAATACTTTCAATAATAAGTCTCATAGTACTACTACAACAACTAACACTGTTAATcccaacaacaacaaatttgatgctaatgatgatgatccTATACAAGGACGATTATTACTTCGAGATGAgtcattgaaaaaaaattatcatccaTGGAAAGTGATTACAAACACAGAAactgataatgataatagtATTAATAACACTTCTATTAATACTGATGATGACAACagtaaaataatactagcaaataatgattacgaaaaaaaaataataccgAATTACAACATTGGTACAACGTTAACCACAGATTCGActaataaaagaatttcaaatagTCTAGTACTTGATGATACTAATTTAATACATACAAGCTCATATATTCATGATAAACAAGATGatcatattttattaaataaaatagttTCAAGgaaatcttcttcaacaCCAAAAGCttcaacaagaagaaatacTCAAGATTCAATTAGAACTAATATACCATTCCATGCCTCAAAACATTCTCAAATCTTACCTTTAgatcattttgaaataattccttatgaaaattcaaattcaaattcaacctcaaataataataataatgacatgaaaaggaaaagacCAACTAATCATTCAATGTCTTCTTTGCCTGTACCTTTCCattttaaagataattccatttcatattcatatcCATCGAAATCCACTAATGCCAATGCTAATGATACTACAAAGAATAATGATCAAAATAGAACAAACTTTCATTCCTTGTCAACTGTTTCATTACCACCAGATATAATTTCTGTCCCTAATAACAACCCCATCATCAGCAACGCCCAACCATATCGTCCAAATATTcaacaacatcatcatcatcaccatcatcatcattcctataaaagtaaaaataaaactaaCATGAATATGGGGAAACCAGgtgatttgaaaagatctGAATCTGCCACAGcagaaatcaaaaaaatgagagaatcattattacatAAAAGAGAAATGAAACGTAAAAGGAAAACATTTTTAATAGATGATGATCGTGTGTTAATTGGTAATAAAGTCAGCGAGGGTCACgtcaatttcatcatagCCTATAACATGTTAACTGGGATTCGTGTAGCTGTATCACGTTGTTGTGGTATAATGAAACCATTAACTTCTGCTGATTTTAAATTAACTAAGAAATTAGCCTTCGATTATCATGGTAATGAATTGACTCCATCATCACAATAtgctttcaaatttaaagattattCACCTGAAGTATTTAGAGAATTGAGAGCTAAATTTGGATTGGATCCAGCTGACTATTTAGTT from Naumovozyma dairenensis CBS 421 chromosome 3, complete genome includes these protein-coding regions:
- the MSS4 gene encoding 1-phosphatidylinositol-4-phosphate 5-kinase (similar to Saccharomyces cerevisiae MSS4 (YDR208W); ancestral locus Anc_8.418) encodes the protein MSKTSSKKYSYHDTHIHLQAPIEGSSSTTTTPLRRNHNHTHTHTHNNGNNHLISHHHSGSSNSDSNYEVDKDKDKDSPRLSDAASSTPTSLEEFHSINNKNNNNKIEKKSNLKPKNNTDSIDPLLLNFNFSINDDNNNKNNDDDQKVHAHIHHLNTFNNKSHSTTTTTNTVNPNNNKFDANDDDPIQGRLLLRDESLKKNYHPWKVITNTETDNDNSINNTSINTDDDNSKIILANNDYEKKIIPNYNIGTTLTTDSTNKRISNSLVLDDTNLIHTSSYIHDKQDDHILLNKIVSRKSSSTPKASTRRNTQDSIRTNIPFHASKHSQILPLDHFEIIPYENSNSNSTSNNNNNDMKRKRPTNHSMSSLPVPFHFKDNSISYSYPSKSTNANANDTTKNNDQNRTNFHSLSTVSLPPDIISVPNNNPIISNAQPYRPNIQQHHHHHHHHHSYKSKNKTNMNMGKPGDLKRSESATAEIKKMRESLLHKREMKRKRKTFLIDDDRVLIGNKVSEGHVNFIIAYNMLTGIRVAVSRCCGIMKPLTSADFKLTKKLAFDYHGNELTPSSQYAFKFKDYSPEVFRELRAKFGLDPADYLVSLTSKYILSELNSPGKSGSFFYYSRDYKYIIKTIHHSEHRHLRRHLEEYYNHVKNNPNTLICQFYGLHRVKMPISFQHKVNHRKIYFIVMNNLFPPHLDIHTTFDLKGSTWGRYTEVNHELMETDKFYRPVLKDLNWLELEKRINFGPVKKKMFLDQLKKDVTLLSKLNTMDYSLLLGIHDINKNQEFLIPESGSIFDEEHQQQPLQQQVQHQQQKQRMSVMVGTGGSNIPMNKTVVPHYFKQNEGGIISSNELNMDGKEIYYVGIIDCLTNYSIMKKLEAFWRSLNHDPKTVSAVPPKDYGDRFYKFIEKSVDTSPRKKYKDNPNVGKYKD